The following are from one region of the Lepeophtheirus salmonis unplaced genomic scaffold, UVic_Lsal_1.4 unplaced_contig_783_pilon, whole genome shotgun sequence genome:
- the LOC121131513 gene encoding trypsin epsilon yields the protein MWSLLVLVITLSFSNFVYSFSTVWYQSCGLSPLKQNRGCTPNSNRIINGVVAEEGEIPWQVAIIIVHTAIMKANWCGGSIISANYVLTAGHCFEGITQDGVKYSYDLELNSVFAGGNLGMQSGKEYKMRKILVHPAFKRTKVGVVNDIAIVTMMEDFEFSSTVQVICLPLFNSSIPNIGSTVVASGWGVTSSKCTSFTPNLMRTDLQVYSFDSPSCRDYLLPYAPNYSIMCIHNPLSCTCLGDSGGPITLEVDGICTLVGVTSQGYQCGEKGFGSLYMNVSHFLDWITDNISESCSKPINK from the exons ATGTGGAGCTTACTTGTACTTGTTATAACCCTTAGTTTTTCTAACTttgtatattcattttctacag TCTGGTATCAATCATGTGGTTTATCCCCTTTAAAGCAGAATAGGGGATGCACTCCAAATTCGAATAGGATAATAAACGGAGTAGTGGCAGAAGAAGGGGAAATACCTTGGCAAGTAGCCATTATTATTGTACATACGGCCATTATGAAAGCTAATTGGTGTGGAGGATCGATCATCAGTGCGAACTATGTTTTAACTGCTGGGCATTGTTTTGAGGGAATAACTCAGGACGGTGTTAAATATTCTTATGATTTGGAATTGAATTCA GTATTCGCGGGAGGAAATCTAGGAATGCAATCAGGAAAAGAATATAAGATGAGGAAGATTTTAGTACATCCAGCCTTTAAAAGGACAAAAGTTGGCGTTGTCAATGATATAGCAATCGTAACAATGATGGAGGATTTTGAATTTAGTTCAACCGTCCAAGTTATTTGTTTACcgttatttaattcttcaattcCCAATATAGGATCTACTGTTGTAG CTAGCGGATGGGGTGTAACGAGCTCTAAATGTACTTCATTTACTCCTAATCTTATGAGAACCGACTTGCAAGTCTACAGTTTTGACAGTCCAAGTTGCAGAGACTATTTACTACCTTACGCTCCAAACTATTCAATCATGTGCATTCATAATCCCTTATCTTGTACTTGCCTTGGTGATTCAGGAGGTCCAATAACATTGGAAGTGGACGGAATATGTACATTAGTAGGCGTTACTTCTCAAGGGTATCAATGTGGAGAGAAGGGGTTTGGTTCCTTGTATATGAATGTTTCACACTTTTTGGATTGGATCACTGATAATATTTCA gAATCTTGCTCTAAAccgataaacaaataa